The following are from one region of the Vicugna pacos chromosome 9, VicPac4, whole genome shotgun sequence genome:
- the LOC140698566 gene encoding olfactory receptor 10A2-like → MPAAWAPPGAPAAPPTASRSPAGDFALLGLALLLPAVLLALPGHALIALLPARDPGLRAPMCFFLRQLALLELCFSLDGVPRLLVTLLRPGLGVSPAGCALQLLPVLSCGASEGFLLTAMAWDRSVAICRPLRYGAIMSPRLCHLLAAACWPPGVPVSLVFTAWLFRFPFCGPRGIRRFFCDIAPLLSLVCADTRLFEANVLAAAVLVIMVPLRLIAASYVGILATVLRMPSARGRHKALSTCACHLIVVVLFYGTTGVIRLRPKASYSPESKQVVSLSYTLVTPMLNPLIYSLRNKEVGMLPSPGLCTPRMTSSGPLSRVKNC, encoded by the coding sequence ATGCCGGCGGCCTGGGCTCCCCCGGgcgcccccgcggccccgcccACGGCCAGCCGGAGCCCGGCCGGCGACTTCGCGCTGCTGGGCCTCGCGCTCCTCCTGCCCGCGGTCCTGCTCGCGCTGCCGGGCCACGCGCTCATCGCGCTGCTGCCCGCGCGGGACCCGGGCCTGCGCGCGCCCATGTGCTTCTTCCTGCGCCAGCTGGCCCTGCTGGAGCTCTGCTTCTCGCTGGACGGTGTGCCCCGGCTGCTGGTGACCCTGCTGCGGCCCGGGCTGGGCGTGTCCCCCGCCGGCTGCGCCCTGCAGCTGCTCCCGGTGCTGTCGTGCGGCGCGTCCGAGGGCTTCCTCCTGACCGCCATGGCCTGGGACCGCTCCGTGGCCATCTGCAGGCCCCTGCGCTACGGCGCCATCATGAGCCCCCGGCTCTGCCACCTGCTGGCCGCCGCGTGCTGGCCGCCCGGAGTCCCCGTGTCGCTGGTCTTCACCGCCTGGCTCTTCCGCTTCCCTTTCTGCGGGCCACGTGGCATCCGCCGCTTCTTCTGTGACATCGCTCCTCTGCTGAGCCTGGTGTGTGCGGACACCAGGCTCTTCGAAGCCAACGTGTTGGCGGCCGCAGTGCTGGTCATCATGGTTCCCTTGCGTCTGATAGCCGCGTCCTACGTCGGGATCTTGGCCACTGTGCTACGGATGCCGTCCGCCAGGGGGCGCCACAAGGCCCTGTCCACGTGTGCCTGCCACCTGATTGTGGTGGTTCTGTTTTATGGCACAACAGGGGTCATCCGCCTGCGACCCAAGGCCAGCTACTCGCCGGAGAGCAAGCAGGTGGTGTCCCTGTCCTACACCCTGGTGACCCCCATGCTCAACCCCCTCATCTACAGCCTTCGGAACAAGGAGGTGGGTATGCTGCCCTCACCGGGGCTCTGCACCCCACGAATGACCTCTTCAGGACCCCTTTCCAGAGTCAAgaattgctga